A window of Vigna unguiculata cultivar IT97K-499-35 chromosome 4, ASM411807v1, whole genome shotgun sequence contains these coding sequences:
- the LOC114181348 gene encoding xyloglucan endotransglucosylase/hydrolase protein A, with translation MGSSLWTCLILLSLLASASFAANPRTPIDVPFGRNYVPTWAFDHIKYLNGGSEIQLHLDKYTGTGFQSKGSYLFGHFSMYIKLVPGDSAGTVTAFYLSSTNAEHDEIDFEFLGNRTGQPYILQTNVFTGGKGDREQRVYLWFDPTTQYHRYSVLWNMYQIVFYVDDYPIRVFKNSNDLGVKFPFNQPMKIYNSLWNADDWATRGGLEKTDWSKAPFIASYKGFHIDGCEASVNAKFCDTQGKRWWDQPEFRDLDAAQWQKLAWVRNKYTIYNYCTDRKRYPQVPPECTRDRDI, from the exons atggGTTCTTCTTTGTGGACTTGTCTGATTCTGTTATCACTACTAGCTTCTGCTTCTTTCGCTGCAAACCCAAGAACACCAATTGATGTGCCATTTGGCAGAAACTATGTGCCTACTTGGGCCTTTGATCACATCAAATACCTCAATGGAGGTTCTGAGATTCAGCTTCATCTCGATAAGTACACTG GTACTGGCTTCCAGTCCAAAGGGTCATACTTGTTTGGTCACTTCAGCATGTACATAAAATTGGTTCCTGGTGATTCTGCTGGCACAGTCACTGCTTtctat TTATCATCCACAAACGCAGAACATGATGAAATAGACTTTGAGTTCTTGGGAAACAGAACTGGGCAACCATACATTTTACAAACAAATGTGTTCACCGGTGGCAAAGGTGATAGAGAGCAGAGAGTTTATCTCTGGTTTGACCCTACAACTCAATACCACAGATATTCAGTGCTATGGAACATGTATCAGATTGT ATTCTATGTAGATGACTATCCAATAAGGGTGTTCAAGAACAGCAATGACTTGGGAGTGAAGTTCCCGTTCAATCAACCAATGAAGATATACAACAGTTTGTGGAATGCAGATGACTGGGCCACAAGGGGTGGTTTGGAGAAAACAGATTGGTCGAAAGCCCCATTCATAGCCTCTTACAAGGGCTTCCACATTGATGGGTGTGAGGCCTCAGTAAATGCCAAGTTCTGTGACACACAAGGCAAGAGGTGGTGGGATCAACCAGAGTTTCGTGATCTTGATGCTGCTCAGTGGCAAAAACTGGCTTGGGTACGCAACAAATACACCATCTACAACTACTGCACCGATCGTAAACGCTACCCTCAAGTCCCTCCAGAGTGCACCAGAGACCGTgacatttaa